Proteins encoded together in one Lathyrus oleraceus cultivar Zhongwan6 chromosome 5, CAAS_Psat_ZW6_1.0, whole genome shotgun sequence window:
- the LOC127082320 gene encoding uncharacterized protein LOC127082320, with the protein MPSTKKGLQSLLGKINFLRRFISNLSGKTQAFSPLLRLDEEVFEWGQAQQEAFDKIKAYLSHPPILTPTCRNKSMRLYISASDKTLGSMLAQEDDNGVERAIYYLSRVLNDAKTSRIGKWALALTEFSLTYMPLKAVKGQVVADFIVDHSIDTNALNYVELGPWKLYFDRSSHKVEGICSNNEVEYEALIAGLEISNCIRVQHFKGKVAQSHRSQRKGGGTRLIPSNLEKNKLGCADEGNFEILAVDSLTDEDWRKPIVVYLQNPTASTDRKTRYRALSYVLLDSEFFKKSPEGILLKCLNESEAYFALLTMHNGACGAHQVDHNMKWLLFHQGVYWPTMLKDCVEFTKGCQECQVHAGIQHVPASELHSIIKPWPFRGWALYLIGEIRPPSSKSQRYILVGVDYFTKWIEVIPLPNVNQEDLIEFIQKHIMYRFRIPKTITTDQGYVFTGRKMQEFTKEMGFNY; encoded by the exons ATGCCGTCAACGAAGAAAGGTTTGCAGTCGCTGTTGGGCAAGATTAATTTCTTAAGGAGATTCATCTCCAACCTTAGTGGGAAGACACAAGCATTTTCTCCTTTGCTTCGGCTCGACGAGGAAGTGTTCGAATGGGGGCAAGCTCAGCAAGAGGCATTTGATAAGATTAAAGCGTACTTGAGCCACCCACCAATCTTAACGCCAACTTGTAGAAATAAAAGTATGAGATTATACATATCTGCATCTGACAAAACCTTAGGGAGCATGTTAGCacaagaggatgataatggtgtcgaaagagccatttactacctcagtagGGTTTTAAACGACGCAAAAACTAG tcgaattgggaaatgggcatTAGCATTAACTGAGTTTTCCTTAACATACATGCCATTAAAAgctgtgaaaggacaagtggtagCGGACTTCATAGTCGATCACTCCATTGACACCAACGCATTGAACTATGTTGAATTAGGGCCGTGGAAGTTATACTTCGACAGATCTAGTCATAAAGTAGAAGGCATTTGTTCAAATAATGAGGTTGAATATGAAGCCCTCATAGCAGGACTTGAAAT CTCAAATTGCATTCGGGTACAACATTTCAAAGGAAAAGTTGCACAAAGTCATAGAAGCCAGAGGAAAGGTGGTGGAACTAGACTAATTCCTTCAAATTTAGAAAAGAATAAGTTAGGATGTGCTGATGAAGGAAATTTCGAAATATTGGCAGTAGACAGTTTGACAGATGAGGACTGGAGAAAGCCAATAGTGGTATACCTGCAGAATCCCACAGCATCTACTGATCGAAAAACCAGGTATCGAGCATTAAGTTACGTTCTTTTGGATTCAGAATTTTTTAAGAAATCTCCTGAAGGAATTCTGCTGAAATGCCTTAATGAGTCAGAGGCATACTTCGCCCTTTTGACTATGCATAATGGAGCGTGTGGGGCACACCAAGTCGATCATAACATGAAATGGCTCTTATTCCATCAAGGGGTGTATTGGCCTACCATGTTGAAAGACTGTGTTGAATTCACGAAGGGTTGCCAAGAGTGTCAGGTGCATGCAGGCATACAACATGTCCCTGCAAGTGAATTACATTCTATCATCAAAccttggccatttagaggttgggctttaTACTTGATTGGAGAGATTCGACCTCCATCATCTAAGAGTCAAAGATATATATTGGTGGGAGTCGATTATTTTACAAAGTGGATTGAAGTCATACCCTTGCCAAATGTGAACCAAGAGGATTTGATCGAATTTATCCAAAAACATATCATGTATAGGTTTAGAATTCCAAAGACAATCACAACAGATCAAGGATATGTATTTACTGGTCGTAAAATGCAGGAATTCACAAAAGAAATGGGTTTCAATTATTAA